Proteins encoded in a region of the Nocardia asteroides genome:
- a CDS encoding XdhC family protein, with product MRAILEELIGLLSHGPVALARVVDTTGPGPREPGAAMLVTGSGDVHGSLSGGCVEAAVVASAREVLASGHAVTDRFGYADADGPAVGLTCGGEIEVFVERVTPARLPLLSALRQRIDHGRPVAVATTMDATPEWKLLTPEQTQPWHGVDHDARALLAAGRCGVVGTDECAAGGSPRPRTFVQVFAAPARMILAGANDFVRALSRTGRQLGYRVTVVDARETFTTAARFPAAHEVVVDWPHRYLRGEQEAGRIDRRTVVCVLTHDAKFDVPMLATALSCPRIGFVGALGSRRTHAERVERLRAVGVTDDQLGRLRSPVGLDLDARTPDETAISIAAQILAERGGASALPLDRTEGPIHR from the coding sequence GTGCGCGCGATACTCGAGGAATTGATCGGCCTGCTGTCGCACGGGCCGGTCGCGCTGGCACGCGTGGTGGACACGACCGGCCCCGGGCCGCGCGAACCGGGCGCCGCGATGCTCGTCACCGGCTCCGGTGACGTGCACGGCTCACTGTCGGGCGGATGCGTCGAGGCCGCCGTCGTCGCCTCGGCGCGAGAGGTGCTGGCAAGCGGCCACGCGGTGACCGACAGGTTCGGCTATGCCGACGCCGACGGGCCCGCAGTGGGCTTGACCTGCGGCGGGGAAATCGAAGTGTTCGTCGAGCGGGTCACCCCCGCGCGGCTGCCGCTGCTCTCGGCGTTGCGGCAGCGGATCGACCACGGCCGTCCCGTCGCCGTGGCGACCACCATGGACGCAACACCGGAATGGAAGCTGCTGACACCCGAGCAGACGCAACCGTGGCACGGCGTGGATCACGACGCCCGGGCGCTGCTGGCCGCGGGGCGCTGCGGCGTGGTGGGCACCGACGAGTGCGCGGCAGGCGGCTCACCGCGACCCCGGACGTTCGTGCAGGTCTTCGCGGCTCCGGCGCGCATGATCCTGGCGGGCGCCAACGATTTCGTGCGCGCGCTCAGCCGCACCGGCCGCCAGCTCGGCTACCGGGTGACGGTCGTGGACGCCCGCGAGACTTTCACCACCGCCGCCCGGTTCCCCGCTGCCCACGAGGTCGTCGTGGACTGGCCGCATCGGTATCTGCGCGGCGAACAGGAGGCGGGGCGCATCGACCGGCGCACCGTGGTCTGCGTACTCACCCACGACGCCAAATTCGACGTGCCGATGCTGGCCACGGCGTTGTCGTGCCCGCGCATCGGCTTCGTCGGCGCTCTCGGATCCCGCCGGACCCACGCCGAGCGCGTCGAGCGCCTGCGGGCCGTGGGCGTCACCGACGACCAGCTCGGCCGACTGAGAAGTCCGGTGGGGCTGGATCTCGACGCGCGCACGCCGGACGAGACGGCCATCTCCATCGCCGCCCAGATCCTCGCCGAGCGCGGCGGCGCCTCCGCGCTTCCGCTCGACCGCACCGAGGGTCCCATTCACCGCTGA